One genomic region from Jiangella sp. DSM 45060 encodes:
- a CDS encoding M14 family zinc carboxypeptidase produces MAPQTPRPRRRLAVLAALPLFLAGLPLAAGAEPEPDDVASPVSAAATTGEASEIVEVTVADQDAIAELIEAGADVTEYTRPVDGGLLVHVVATPAEQAVLRDLGYAVGEVVVSAAETEAVVAERDAAVRRVNQTFARMAETLTPLRAEWFESVGGQTYLGVEVKTSLGADSNVTLTVGFGGQTVTMDRFVDAGQYIYHTFFEPVAVDDVPAEVTVTSSGGASITVPVVEWLGDPRPDPGPHYATGFVDHYMDPTELYDRIEALAAEFPELAEIVELPYQTNGYRRKAQAMIGTGAAAFYVTSHDWGHEGGNDLRLESVSPGTANSPLSVGVTGGTVRVSLGTDAAGVPNSTAAQVVAAVNASPAASALVTAATYRSTGGTGIAVAGAQDLTDGLDAPAGVSREPFTVRAIRIGKVRDGSRTGVFAYSQEHAREWVTPLVALETAERLLRNYANDADTKKLVDDLDIFIVPSVNPDGAHYSFYDFNGQRKNLTNYCPATNGDPASANSWGVDLNRNFSVGSRFDGYSGASASCTSGTFSGPAELSEPEARNEVWLTEQYPNIRFAMNVHSYGGYFMWPPGAYVQNGRVPLPRPTLGEENYFWAASSHILSAVQGWRGTAVWPGRTGPVSDVLYSAAGNSADEHWYNRGIFGWDFEVGADLWDPVEREWDPQGFQPPFAEGYEQAMEFSNGLVGLLEVARAYGRDNRPPRTTLELTDAGVTFEATEPVTIHYTLDGSRPTYESPRVESSGLREGAAPIPVGAGSTRVHWFSVDAAGNIENRYDPLRPSSSYRKQTVEVG; encoded by the coding sequence ATGGCACCGCAGACCCCTCGTCCCCGCCGCCGGCTGGCCGTGTTGGCAGCCCTGCCCCTGTTCCTGGCCGGGCTGCCACTGGCCGCCGGCGCGGAACCCGAACCCGATGACGTCGCCTCGCCGGTCTCCGCCGCCGCCACCACCGGCGAGGCGAGCGAGATCGTCGAGGTCACCGTCGCCGACCAGGACGCCATCGCCGAGCTGATCGAGGCCGGCGCCGACGTCACCGAGTACACCCGGCCGGTCGACGGCGGCCTACTCGTGCACGTCGTCGCCACGCCGGCCGAGCAGGCCGTGCTGCGCGACCTCGGCTACGCCGTCGGCGAGGTCGTCGTCAGCGCCGCCGAGACCGAGGCCGTCGTCGCCGAGCGCGACGCCGCCGTCCGCCGGGTGAACCAGACCTTCGCCCGCATGGCCGAGACACTCACCCCGCTGCGCGCCGAGTGGTTCGAGAGCGTCGGCGGCCAGACCTACCTCGGTGTCGAGGTGAAGACCTCGCTCGGCGCCGACAGCAACGTGACGCTGACCGTCGGCTTCGGCGGCCAGACCGTCACGATGGACCGGTTCGTCGACGCGGGCCAGTACATCTACCACACGTTCTTCGAGCCGGTCGCGGTCGACGACGTGCCCGCCGAGGTCACCGTCACCAGCAGCGGCGGCGCCTCGATCACCGTCCCGGTGGTCGAGTGGCTCGGCGACCCGCGCCCCGATCCCGGCCCGCACTACGCGACCGGCTTCGTCGACCACTACATGGACCCGACCGAGCTGTACGACCGCATCGAGGCGCTGGCCGCGGAGTTCCCCGAGCTCGCCGAGATCGTCGAACTGCCGTACCAGACCAACGGGTACCGGCGGAAGGCGCAGGCGATGATCGGTACCGGAGCCGCGGCGTTCTACGTGACGTCGCACGACTGGGGCCACGAGGGCGGCAACGACCTGCGGCTGGAGTCGGTGAGCCCGGGCACGGCGAACAGCCCGCTGAGCGTCGGCGTCACCGGCGGCACCGTCCGGGTGTCGCTCGGCACCGACGCGGCCGGCGTGCCGAACAGCACCGCGGCGCAGGTCGTCGCGGCCGTCAACGCCTCGCCCGCGGCGTCGGCCCTGGTGACGGCGGCGACGTACCGCAGCACCGGCGGCACCGGGATCGCCGTCGCCGGCGCCCAGGACCTCACCGACGGGCTCGACGCGCCCGCGGGCGTCTCGCGCGAGCCGTTCACCGTCCGGGCCATCCGCATCGGCAAGGTCCGCGACGGGTCGCGGACCGGCGTGTTCGCGTACAGCCAGGAGCACGCCCGCGAGTGGGTGACGCCGCTGGTCGCGCTGGAGACGGCGGAGCGGCTGCTGCGCAACTACGCCAACGACGCCGACACGAAGAAGCTGGTCGACGACCTCGACATCTTCATCGTCCCTTCGGTGAACCCGGACGGCGCCCACTACTCCTTCTACGACTTCAACGGGCAGCGCAAGAACCTGACGAACTACTGCCCGGCCACGAACGGCGACCCCGCCAGCGCGAACTCCTGGGGCGTCGACCTGAACCGCAACTTCTCCGTCGGGTCGCGCTTCGACGGCTACAGCGGCGCGTCCGCGAGCTGCACCAGCGGCACCTTCTCCGGGCCGGCCGAGCTGTCCGAGCCGGAGGCGCGCAACGAGGTGTGGCTGACCGAGCAGTACCCGAACATCAGGTTCGCGATGAACGTGCACTCCTATGGCGGGTACTTCATGTGGCCGCCCGGCGCGTACGTCCAGAACGGCCGTGTCCCGCTGCCCCGTCCGACGCTGGGCGAGGAGAACTACTTCTGGGCCGCGTCCAGCCACATCCTGTCCGCCGTCCAGGGCTGGCGTGGCACGGCGGTCTGGCCCGGCCGCACCGGCCCGGTCAGCGACGTGCTCTACTCGGCGGCCGGCAACTCCGCCGACGAGCACTGGTACAACCGCGGCATCTTCGGCTGGGACTTCGAGGTCGGCGCGGACCTGTGGGACCCGGTCGAGCGGGAATGGGATCCGCAGGGCTTCCAGCCGCCGTTCGCCGAGGGCTACGAGCAGGCCATGGAGTTCTCCAACGGCCTGGTCGGGCTGCTGGAGGTGGCCCGCGCGTACGGCCGCGACAACCGGCCGCCGCGCACCACGCTCGAGCTCACCGACGCGGGCGTCACGTTCGAGGCGACCGAGCCGGTGACCATCCACTACACGCTCGACGGCAGCCGCCCGACGTACGAGTCGCCGCGGGTGGAGTCGTCCGGGCTGCGTGAGGGCGCGGCGCCGATCCCGGTCGGCGCCGGGTCGACGCGGGTGCACTGGTTCTCCGTCGACGCCGCCGGCAACATCGAGAACCGCTACGACCCGCTGCGGCCGAGCTCCAGCTACCGCAAGCAGACCGTCGAGGTCGGCTGA
- a CDS encoding DUF6355 family natural product biosynthesis protein, with protein MTWGKIARSAAAVALAGGVVAGGAAASAQAVPPPCGFYEVGGGFLNDDMYNHCGDHPVWVTMVGLGLYNQYTACLAPGVHDLNEIFNNPVLDAYSEGEPCSDPE; from the coding sequence ATGACATGGGGCAAGATAGCGAGGTCCGCCGCCGCGGTGGCGCTCGCGGGAGGCGTGGTCGCGGGCGGTGCGGCCGCGTCGGCGCAGGCCGTTCCGCCGCCGTGCGGCTTCTACGAGGTGGGCGGCGGCTTCCTCAACGACGACATGTACAACCACTGTGGCGACCATCCGGTGTGGGTGACGATGGTCGGCCTCGGCCTCTACAACCAGTACACGGCGTGTCTGGCGCCCGGCGTGCACGACCTGAACGAGATCTTCAACAACCCGGTCCTCGACGCCTACTCCGAGGGGGAGCCGTGTTCGGATCCGGAATGA
- a CDS encoding glycosyltransferase family 2 protein: MTSIVVPAHNEERVLGRTLSALLADAAPGEFDVVVVANGCTDATAAIARGFAGVRVVETEVASKSNALRLGDDAAAGFPRVYLDADVVLPTAQLRVLCAALTGGVLAAGPRRRLPMDGVGWPVRWYYDVWERLPHVAGELYGRGVIALSEQGHERLGAWEDVMADDLAVATAFGPAERAIVAGAVVEIRPPRTYADLLRRRVRAMSGNARLVAGDRPATARAQPRTGWRDLRRIVAADPRLAPKVALFLGTAVLSRLRARRADGTWLRDESSRA; encoded by the coding sequence GTGACCAGCATCGTCGTGCCCGCCCACAACGAGGAGCGGGTGCTGGGCCGCACGCTGTCGGCGCTGCTCGCCGACGCGGCGCCCGGCGAGTTCGACGTCGTGGTGGTGGCCAACGGCTGCACCGACGCCACCGCGGCGATCGCCCGCGGGTTCGCCGGGGTGCGCGTCGTCGAGACCGAGGTGGCGTCGAAGAGCAACGCGCTGCGGCTCGGCGACGATGCGGCGGCCGGCTTCCCCCGCGTCTACCTCGACGCCGACGTCGTCCTGCCTACGGCGCAGCTGCGGGTGCTGTGCGCCGCGCTCACCGGCGGCGTGCTCGCGGCCGGCCCGCGGCGGCGGTTGCCGATGGACGGCGTGGGCTGGCCGGTGCGCTGGTACTACGACGTGTGGGAGCGGCTGCCGCACGTCGCCGGCGAACTGTACGGCCGCGGTGTCATCGCGCTGTCCGAGCAGGGGCACGAGCGGCTCGGCGCCTGGGAGGACGTCATGGCTGACGACCTCGCCGTCGCGACGGCGTTCGGTCCGGCCGAGCGGGCGATCGTCGCCGGCGCCGTCGTCGAGATCCGCCCGCCGCGCACCTACGCGGACCTGCTGCGCCGCCGCGTCCGGGCGATGTCCGGCAACGCCCGGCTGGTCGCGGGCGACCGTCCGGCCACAGCCCGGGCGCAACCGCGCACCGGCTGGCGCGACCTGCGCCGCATCGTCGCCGCCGACCCGCGGCTGGCGCCCAAGGTGGCGCTGTTCCTCGGCACCGCCGTGCTGTCACGGCTGCGGGCGCGGCGGGCCGACGGCACCTGGCTGCGCGACGAGAGCAGCCGCGCCTGA
- a CDS encoding PqqD family protein: MTAPPPLSRAHAVRELHVDGAVTLFHEPTQTALVLNETASDVWRLLDGRRTVADIVEELARVYAADAGTIRTGVHAALRQLADHHVVDGAPHA, encoded by the coding sequence ATGACGGCGCCCCCGCCCCTCTCGCGCGCCCACGCCGTGCGCGAACTCCATGTCGACGGCGCGGTCACCCTCTTCCACGAGCCCACCCAGACGGCACTGGTGCTGAACGAGACCGCGAGTGACGTCTGGCGGCTGCTCGACGGCCGGCGCACGGTCGCCGACATCGTCGAGGAGCTGGCCCGGGTGTACGCCGCCGACGCCGGCACCATCCGGACCGGGGTGCACGCGGCGCTGCGCCAGCTCGCCGACCACCACGTCGTCGACGGCGCTCCGCACGCATGA
- a CDS encoding LPXTG cell wall anchor domain-containing protein, which translates to MPHDDVTGLSRRQVLRRGVAVGTAVWTVPTVTAITLTPANAASPSGEPPTEPPKPPTEPPKPPTEPPTEPPSNETTPPPSTETTPPPSNETTPPGSTSTPSGKPRPPADEDNDDDTTAGGLPNTGPGDVAQGLAVGGLLTAAGAAMYVASRKESPAPGDAQPGATV; encoded by the coding sequence ATGCCACACGATGATGTCACCGGGCTCAGCCGCCGGCAGGTGCTCCGCCGCGGCGTCGCCGTCGGGACAGCGGTCTGGACGGTGCCCACGGTCACCGCCATCACGCTGACCCCCGCGAACGCCGCGTCGCCCAGTGGCGAACCGCCGACCGAGCCGCCGAAGCCTCCCACGGAGCCGCCGAAGCCGCCGACGGAGCCGCCCACTGAGCCGCCGTCGAACGAGACGACGCCGCCGCCGTCCACCGAGACCACGCCGCCTCCGTCGAACGAGACGACGCCGCCCGGCAGCACCAGCACGCCGTCGGGCAAGCCTCGGCCGCCCGCCGACGAGGACAACGACGACGACACCACCGCGGGCGGGCTGCCCAACACCGGCCCGGGCGACGTCGCCCAGGGGCTGGCGGTCGGCGGGCTGCTCACGGCGGCCGGCGCGGCCATGTACGTGGCGTCGCGGAAGGAGTCCCCCGCGCCGGGCGACGCACAGCCGGGAGCGACCGTCTGA
- a CDS encoding glycosyltransferase family 4 protein has translation MLIVVQNIPVRIDRRVRHECRALLDAGYGVTVICPKETPDEPDVHELDGIVVRSYQPPPATSGLVSYLVEFVVCWLRTARLSLRAARAEGFDILQACNPPDTYWLLGLLWKLRGKRFVYDQHDLCPEVYEARFGKRGPLYRALLLLERATYATADRVVSPNPSYQEVALTRGKVPIGRTAVVMSTPDPEQMKAGPQHPELRGGREFLVCYIGIMGPQDGVDRLLDAAAHYVHTLGRTDTRFGLLGYGDSLDDLRAQCTRLGLDEWVTFTGRVDQAELGRWLSTADVGVTPDPPCEFNHRSTMNKTLEYMAHAVPVVATDLRETMRCAGPAADYVPDGDPVVMAKTIAALLDDPHRRAQMGAAGRRRIETELAWADQARRYVDLIGSLR, from the coding sequence GTGCTGATCGTCGTGCAGAACATCCCGGTGCGGATCGACCGCCGGGTGCGCCACGAGTGCAGGGCGCTGCTCGACGCCGGGTACGGCGTCACGGTGATCTGCCCGAAGGAGACGCCGGACGAACCGGACGTGCACGAGCTGGACGGCATCGTGGTGCGCTCGTACCAGCCGCCGCCGGCGACGTCGGGGCTGGTCAGCTACCTCGTCGAGTTCGTCGTCTGCTGGCTGCGCACGGCCCGGCTGTCGCTGCGGGCGGCCCGCGCCGAGGGCTTCGACATCCTGCAGGCCTGTAACCCGCCGGATACCTACTGGCTGCTCGGCCTGCTGTGGAAGCTGCGCGGCAAGCGGTTCGTGTACGACCAGCACGACCTGTGCCCGGAGGTCTACGAGGCGCGGTTCGGCAAGCGCGGCCCGCTCTACCGGGCCCTGCTGCTGCTCGAGCGGGCCACCTACGCCACCGCCGACCGCGTGGTCAGCCCGAACCCGTCGTACCAGGAGGTCGCGCTCACCCGCGGCAAGGTGCCGATCGGCCGCACCGCCGTCGTCATGAGCACGCCCGACCCGGAGCAGATGAAGGCCGGCCCGCAGCACCCGGAGCTGCGCGGCGGCCGCGAGTTCCTGGTCTGCTACATCGGCATCATGGGCCCGCAGGACGGCGTCGACCGCCTGCTCGACGCCGCCGCCCACTACGTGCACACGCTGGGCCGGACGGACACCCGGTTCGGGCTGCTCGGGTACGGCGACAGCCTCGACGACCTGCGCGCCCAGTGCACGCGGCTGGGCCTGGACGAGTGGGTCACGTTCACCGGCCGGGTCGACCAGGCCGAGCTGGGCCGCTGGCTGTCGACCGCCGACGTCGGCGTGACCCCGGACCCGCCGTGCGAGTTCAACCACCGCTCCACCATGAACAAGACGCTGGAGTACATGGCGCACGCGGTGCCCGTCGTCGCGACGGACCTGCGCGAGACCATGCGCTGTGCCGGGCCGGCCGCCGACTACGTGCCCGACGGCGACCCGGTCGTCATGGCCAAGACCATCGCCGCCCTGCTGGACGACCCGCACCGGCGCGCGCAGATGGGCGCCGCCGGCCGGCGGCGGATCGAGACCGAGCTGGCCTGGGCCGACCAGGCCCGCCGCTACGTCGACCTGATCGGGTCGCTGCGATGA